One Chitinophagales bacterium genomic window carries:
- the ftnA gene encoding ferritin, with product MISKKLEKALNAQIKLEAEASFNYLAMASWCEEKSLTGAAEFFYAQSDDEREHMLKIFRYINDLEGHAIAPAVDQPELEYESILDVCRKALAGEQKVTRAIHRLAELANAEKDYATYNFLQFFVDEQRESETVFIHLIDKIKLIGLEGMGLYYIDKEMESLARQTPAKDE from the coding sequence ATGATTTCCAAAAAGCTGGAAAAAGCGCTCAATGCTCAGATAAAGCTGGAGGCAGAAGCTTCATTTAATTATTTGGCTATGGCTTCCTGGTGCGAAGAGAAAAGCCTTACAGGCGCAGCAGAGTTTTTCTATGCGCAATCTGATGATGAGCGGGAGCACATGCTGAAAATTTTCCGGTATATCAACGATCTGGAAGGACATGCCATAGCTCCGGCTGTTGACCAGCCCGAGCTGGAATATGAATCTATATTGGATGTGTGCAGAAAAGCCCTTGCCGGAGAGCAGAAAGTTACCCGTGCCATTCACCGGCTGGCTGAACTGGCTAATGCAGAAAAAGACTATGCCACCTATAACTTTCTCCAGTTTTTTGTGGATGAGCAGCGGGAAAGCGAAACCGTCTTTATTCATCTAATAGATAAGATTAAACTTATCGGCCTTGAGGGAATGGGCCTTTATTATATAGATAAGGAAATGGAATCGCTAGCCAGGCAGACACCGGCCAAAGATGAATAG
- a CDS encoding serine protease, whose translation MDSPGIGNLFWIFLMIVSLQPILRQKLIESARLRLIANIEKLRKSRVITIVHRQESMSLLGFPVMRFISMEDSEEVLRALEATSPDEDIDLVIHTPGGLALAALQIARAITRRKGKVRVIVPHYAMSGGTLIALAADEILMSENAVLGPVDPQLGEFPAPSLKALLEKKNINEIDDKTIIYADIAQKAIAQMQEALVEILTKNYGQEQARKLSELLTRGEWTHDYPITPDKAKALGLKVNTQLPKEFLQLMSLYQQPVRRMRTVEYLPAEKSSHRGEF comes from the coding sequence ATGGACTCACCTGGAATTGGAAACCTGTTCTGGATTTTTCTGATGATAGTTTCCCTGCAGCCTATACTGCGGCAAAAGCTGATAGAGTCAGCCAGATTGCGTCTGATAGCCAATATTGAAAAACTCAGAAAGTCCAGGGTGATTACTATCGTACACCGTCAGGAATCTATGAGCCTGCTGGGTTTCCCGGTGATGCGATTCATCAGCATGGAAGACAGCGAAGAGGTTTTGCGGGCACTGGAAGCTACCAGCCCGGATGAGGATATTGACTTAGTGATTCACACTCCCGGGGGGCTTGCTCTGGCTGCCCTGCAGATTGCACGGGCAATAACAAGAAGAAAAGGGAAAGTGCGCGTTATTGTGCCACACTATGCTATGAGCGGTGGCACACTTATCGCCCTTGCCGCTGATGAGATTTTGATGAGTGAAAATGCCGTGCTTGGTCCGGTTGACCCTCAGTTGGGTGAATTTCCGGCTCCTTCACTGAAGGCCTTGCTGGAGAAAAAAAATATCAATGAGATTGACGACAAAACAATTATTTATGCAGACATAGCTCAGAAAGCCATTGCGCAGATGCAGGAGGCCCTGGTGGAAATCTTGACGAAAAACTATGGACAGGAGCAGGCCCGGAAGCTTTCCGAACTGCTTACTCGCGGAGAATGGACACATGACTATCCCATCACTCCGGACAAGGCAAAGGCATTGGGATTAAAAGTAAATACCCAATTGCCCAAAGAATTTTTACAACTGATGAGCCTCTATCAGCAGCCGGTACGCAGAATGCGCACAGTGGAATACCTGCCGGCAGAAAAATCTTCTCACAGAGGAGAATTCTGA
- a CDS encoding rhomboid family intramembrane serine protease, with the protein MLPLKDTIPSHSFPLITWILIVINALVFMLELSLSREEAEALFYLLGLVPARYSHPAWAEIAGLRTDTLWPFVTNMFLHGGWGHFLGNMWTLYIFGDNVEDNMGRRNFLLFYLLCGILASVTHYYTNIHSTLPAIGASGAISGVMGAYMLLFPSSKIIFWVPIFFFPYFVELSAFIYLLFWFVGQLISGTFSFLLFQGQVGGIAFWAHIGGFVAGMVLYKFFVRKGKYRFYEDEYFKKYLN; encoded by the coding sequence ATGCTGCCTCTGAAAGATACCATCCCCTCTCATTCATTCCCGTTAATTACGTGGATACTCATCGTCATCAATGCTTTGGTTTTTATGCTTGAACTCTCCCTGAGTAGGGAAGAAGCTGAAGCGCTTTTTTATTTGCTGGGGCTTGTACCTGCCAGGTATAGCCATCCGGCATGGGCTGAAATTGCGGGCCTGCGAACGGACACGTTATGGCCATTCGTGACGAATATGTTTCTGCATGGCGGATGGGGCCACTTTCTTGGCAATATGTGGACTCTTTATATTTTCGGAGATAATGTGGAAGACAACATGGGCAGGCGAAACTTTTTGCTCTTCTATCTGCTGTGCGGCATTTTGGCCAGCGTTACCCATTACTATACTAATATCCATTCCACGCTGCCTGCCATTGGTGCCTCCGGAGCCATTTCCGGAGTGATGGGCGCCTACATGCTGCTGTTCCCTAGCAGCAAAATCATATTCTGGGTGCCCATTTTCTTTTTCCCCTATTTTGTAGAGTTGTCTGCTTTCATTTATCTGTTATTCTGGTTTGTCGGTCAGCTTATCAGCGGCACGTTTTCTTTCCTTCTGTTTCAGGGGCAGGTCGGGGGCATTGCTTTCTGGGCACATATTGGGGGTTTTGTAGCAGGGATGGTGTTGTACAAATTCTTTGTTCGCAAAGGGAAATACAGATTTTATGAAGATGAATATTTCAAAAAGTATTTAAATTAA
- a CDS encoding glycosyl transferase, whose translation MRRILVAPLDWGLGHATRCMPVIREIQALGHVPVIAADGEAFNLLKDAFPTTEIIHLRGYRPVYPDDRGNMVWTMLWQSPAFIQRIFREHQALQTLIQKCALDAVISDNRYGLWSNKVPSVIITHQLFIKMPAFVKWMERPVRQLNRFFIEQFDECWVPDFADEENLSGALSHGQRLPCNTRFIGPLSRFADIQDDDAPHHVPDLLIVLSGPEPQRSLLEKEIIPEAASTGLNTLIIRGIPGKQERSQINDRIFCVCNMDSTQMFKTLKRAKFIVSRPGYTTIMDLAALGKKAIFIPTPGQTEQEYLAWRAEHTHVGVVQRQGNIHLQTALEKLKSIGSAPPPAQSLEYKSAIARFIDSLTR comes from the coding sequence TTGAGAAGAATACTGGTAGCTCCGTTAGATTGGGGATTAGGACATGCGACACGCTGCATGCCGGTTATCCGGGAAATACAGGCACTGGGGCATGTACCGGTAATTGCTGCCGATGGCGAAGCGTTTAACCTGTTAAAGGATGCATTTCCGACAACAGAAATCATACATCTGCGCGGCTACCGGCCGGTGTACCCTGATGACAGGGGCAATATGGTATGGACAATGCTGTGGCAAAGCCCCGCTTTTATCCAGCGTATATTTCGTGAGCACCAGGCTCTTCAGACACTGATACAAAAATGTGCCTTGGATGCAGTGATTTCCGATAATCGCTATGGATTATGGAGCAACAAGGTGCCCTCGGTTATTATTACCCATCAGCTTTTTATTAAAATGCCCGCCTTTGTCAAGTGGATGGAAAGGCCTGTGCGACAGCTTAATCGCTTTTTCATTGAACAGTTTGACGAATGTTGGGTACCCGATTTTGCAGATGAAGAGAACCTCAGCGGTGCGCTATCACACGGTCAGCGATTACCCTGCAATACAAGGTTTATCGGTCCTCTGTCGCGATTTGCAGATATTCAGGATGATGATGCGCCACACCATGTTCCGGATTTGCTGATTGTCTTGTCCGGGCCTGAGCCCCAGCGTAGCCTGCTTGAAAAGGAAATCATTCCGGAGGCGGCCTCTACCGGGCTTAACACACTAATCATCCGCGGCATACCTGGCAAGCAAGAGCGTTCACAAATAAATGACCGCATCTTTTGTGTATGCAACATGGACTCCACCCAAATGTTCAAGACGCTGAAACGGGCAAAATTTATCGTAAGCAGGCCTGGCTACACCACTATAATGGACCTTGCTGCCTTAGGTAAGAAGGCCATTTTTATCCCCACGCCTGGCCAAACCGAGCAGGAATACCTGGCATGGCGGGCTGAACACACCCATGTGGGTGTAGTGCAGCGCCAGGGAAATATCCATCTGCAAACAGCCTTAGAAAAACTAAAGAGTATAGGCAGCGCTCCCCCACCGGCTCAAAGTCTGGAGTATAAAAGTGCGATCGCCCGGTTTATAGACTCTTTGACTAGATGA
- the murI gene encoding glutamate racemase: MLTLSANAPIGIFDSGIGGLTIAETVVRHLPHERIIYFGDTAHLPYGEKSEALICHYAEGITRLLIEKGCKLIIIACNSASAAAYAHLVNRFGTQVHFINVIDPVIQGISAMRDVAHVGIIGTQRTIRSGIYTRRLRALRSDLRTSALETPLLAPMIEAGFFNNQISEVVICTYLADKQLQGIDTLILACTHYPLIRPVIHRLCGDSIRVFDSTDFIGEEVGTVLAKNGLLSQKKTEKNKFYVSDLTESFEKTTRFFFREEIELELYPLWD; the protein is encoded by the coding sequence TTGCTGACGCTTTCTGCAAATGCACCTATTGGCATATTTGATTCCGGCATTGGAGGTCTTACCATTGCAGAAACCGTTGTCAGACATTTACCGCATGAGCGCATCATCTATTTCGGAGATACAGCTCATCTGCCTTATGGTGAAAAGTCAGAAGCGCTGATCTGCCATTATGCTGAAGGCATAACCCGTTTACTTATTGAAAAAGGCTGTAAGCTCATTATCATTGCCTGCAATTCGGCTTCTGCAGCTGCTTATGCGCATTTAGTCAACCGTTTTGGCACCCAGGTGCATTTTATTAATGTTATTGACCCGGTCATACAAGGAATATCGGCCATGCGCGATGTTGCCCATGTGGGTATCATAGGCACGCAGCGTACTATCCGGTCGGGTATTTACACCCGGAGGCTCCGGGCATTACGGTCCGATTTGCGCACTTCTGCCCTGGAGACCCCCTTGCTGGCACCGATGATTGAAGCGGGATTCTTTAACAACCAAATCAGCGAGGTGGTCATTTGTACTTACCTTGCTGATAAGCAGCTTCAGGGTATTGACACTCTGATTCTGGCCTGTACGCATTATCCGCTTATCCGCCCTGTAATACACAGGCTTTGCGGAGACTCTATACGCGTATTTGATTCTACAGATTTTATCGGAGAGGAAGTTGGAACGGTTCTTGCTAAAAATGGACTGCTAAGCCAGAAGAAAACAGAAAAAAATAAATTTTATGTATCAGACCTTACCGAATCCTTTGAAAAAACCACACGTTTTTTCTTTCGTGAAGAAATTGAGCTGGAGCTATATCCGCTTTGGGATTAA